Sequence from the Papilio machaon chromosome 21, ilPapMach1.1, whole genome shotgun sequence genome:
CGTTTACCGCATCTTGTAGAAAAACTAGCAAAATTGCACATTACAAGATGGATGATTTcctaaaaattgaaaaaataggTGAAGGTACTTACGGTGTAGTgtataaaggaaaaaataagATTACGGGTCAGTTTGTGgctatgaaaaaaatacgacTCGAGTCTGATGATGAAGGCGTTCCTTCAACGGCTATCAGGTGCGTGAcagttacatttgtttttaatttcatttacgctaatatgttttttctaaCACAGATTTATCcttatatttctaatattaaaatactaaaacataACCTTAAATCTTGCAACgtttttctttatgttttaGAGAAATTTCTTTATTGAAGGAGCTCAATCACCctaatatagtaaaattagAAGATGTTCTTATGGAGGAATCCCGTCTCTATCTTATCTTTGAGTTTCTCGCTATGGACTTGAAGAAATATATGGATTCACTTGGCTCAGGAAAagtatgtacaaaattatactatgtatatgaaaacataattcagttattgtttattttattttctagtgATATTCTATAGAGCAATTTAAATACGAATTTCATATATGCTTATATAAGATGCTTATTCTGCAATTATTTACTATCCATATTGGTGAGgcttatttacattaattccaATTAGAATAGATAAATCATTAGGCTATTCTGCAGCTCTATACCTAAGAATGAAGTCTATATAgagctaataaataattagttcTACCATCCCGTCTGCACCCTTGTTTTGGCAGTATTTTTTGAGGAAGGGTGAGGTATGGGTGTGGTTGTGGTGTGTCTGGACACCACTACTCCTAGCATACTGCCAATATCTAAAATTGTGTGCTACCACTTCTGTAAATGTTGTTAAAACTTAaggtataaaataagttattactATGATTCCAGTTCATGGATCCAGCGGTTGTGAAGAGCTACTTGTTTCAAATCAACAATGCAATCCTGTATTGCCATCAGCGCCGTATCCTACACAGAGATCTAAAACCtcagaatttattaattgataagACTGGTATTATTAAGGTTAGTTTTCCTTGGAATATTCTCCGTATTCATATAACTTGCTTTAACATATTGATACCCTAGGACAGGGATTGCGAACCTTTTCATTAAATGTaccatttttcattaattccttaattattaattcataatcaTCAATCATTAATTCATAAAAGAAACTTTTAATGAAGTCATAGTTGTaccatcaaataattttgtttttgttattattgggAATTTTTATGGCATAAGAATCACTCACGTTTGCACATTTATTGATCAGTGATATTCCCgaaatatattgttgtttgCCATTGGTTCACCATCCCTAAACTAAGACACTAATGGTTCTTCAATTTTGATAGTTGTGAATATTTGAATGTGCTAGATAAGTAGGAGAGTTCCATTGACATTAGTAAAACTATTTTCGTGAtgatataatcttactaatgttataaatgcaattgtttggatatatggatggatgtatgtttgtttgaaggtatctccggaatggctcaacatatcttgatgaaatttggcatacatttagaacatagtctggacagtagacataggctacttttttttttaattcacaaaaaCAGCTAGTTAAACCAATACattcaataacaatattttctgtacaaattattaaattggtcACACACTTATTAAGATTACTTACTTCCGCTGGTGCAGTGACCCTAAGTGGGTCTTGACCTCCAATACAAGAGATTGTCAAAGTCGCTTAACTTTATTAAGATtgcattttcaatttactaatCAAGTCTTAgtgaatacataattatttgaatagtAATGAGAGATTAAATATTGCAGGTAGCAGATTTTGGTCTGGGCCGAGCATTTGGTGTGCCGGTGAGAGTGTACACACATGAAGTTGTCACACTATGGTATAGAGCTCCGGAAGTATTGCTGGGCAGTTTGAGGTATacctacaataatattatacttaagTTTTACCTTTGATAGTTTATACCAAGTCATtttttgaatgaatgaaatttcttttacttttacaacAATAGGATAAACATGTTGCAATAATTATGATATTATGTATGGGAAAAAAACCTTGTGTTTTCCAGATATTCATGTCCAATTGACATGTGGGCAGTCGGCTGCATCTTCTCGGAGATGTCTTCTAAAAAGCCATTGTTCCAAGGCGATTCGGAAATTGATCAACTTTTCCGCATTTTcaggtaataaataacaaaacttttttttttctttattttttagtactaatttaaacatttttgtatgtcatgaatgattttttaatctgtcttATATTTGGATATGTGATTTATGGTTGTTTGTTAACAGAATGCTGCGCACACCA
This genomic interval carries:
- the LOC106718587 gene encoding cyclin-dependent kinase 1, coding for MDDFLKIEKIGEGTYGVVYKGKNKITGQFVAMKKIRLESDDEGVPSTAIREISLLKELNHPNIVKLEDVLMEESRLYLIFEFLAMDLKKYMDSLGSGKFMDPAVVKSYLFQINNAILYCHQRRILHRDLKPQNLLIDKTGIIKVADFGLGRAFGVPVRVYTHEVVTLWYRAPEVLLGSLRYSCPIDMWAVGCIFSEMSSKKPLFQGDSEIDQLFRIFRMLRTPTEEIWPGVTAMPDYKPTFPNWNTFNLHNHVQNLDETGMDLLQKMLIYDPMRRISAKDARRHRYFRDVVIPPGLAVHKAYIRYSPEYNETDNAQSV